The genomic window TGATGTAATTGAAATATTCCGGATGCAACCGGGTTCGGATACATATTAATTTCTTGATTTGTTCTTACGTCTTGCTCTACAGGTACTGATAAGCTCTGACTTTTTATAATGGCTTTATACCAACCACTTCCCCATCCTGCACTCCATAAAATTGATTCATCTACAGGATCAGGTTTCACATCTACAGTTCTTTCTGCATGTGCTAAACCTTTATTAATTTTGGTCCAGGTAGTACCTGCATCCATAGATAAATAGATACCCGGATTTAAGAAGTTTGTAATCATACTAGGTACCTGAGCTGCCACAGAAATTACAATTAGATCGGAATTTACCGGTGATACTTCCGTTTGCCAGACGTATGGAGCTTCAAAAATACGGGTCCAGGTAGCACCTTTATTTTCACTTTTCCAAACACCACCATCGGATAAGGCTCCGGCACGAGCTCCGGCAGAAATGAACATAAAACCGGTATTTCTATCTATAAAAAAGTTATTGACTGATTTTATCACAGGAGGAATGCTTACTTTACTCCAACTTACTGCTCCATCAGTAGATTTATATAATCCCCCTACATCCTTATTACCAAACTGGTTTAAGGACGCATATATTACTTTTGGATTGTCAGGATCCATTGTCAACCTACGTACACTACTATTTGCAGGTAAACCGGAATTACTAGCTCTCCAATCAATCCCGCCATTAGTTGACCTGTATACACCATAGGTGCCTTTTGTTAATATACTTTGATCGACAGAATTACCCACTTCTGATACGGTTTTTCTAGTAGCACAGAAATACATATGGTCAGGCGTACTTGGATCGATCAGTAAAGAATTTTGATGTGCCAGATTTTGAAATTCCGAATTACTAGCTTCAAATATGGTAGCAATATTAGCCCAGGTTTTGCCACCATCTGTGGAGCGTCTTAATTTACCCCTATGTTCTTGACGTGATGCCAGTAAGTAGATGGTATTAGGATCGTCTGGTTTTACAGCTACGGTAGATGCAGTATGCATTCCATCATCATTATTTTGCCCTTCTATTTGTTCTATAGCTACAGCATCCGGATTTTGAAAATTTCCGGAGTTGACCGTTTGCCATAAGCCATGTTCTCCGCTACATAATAATTTACGATTAGGAATTCCGGTTTCTAACAACATAAATCTTCCGGGCAGGTTGGTATTTCCTCTTCCCACCCAGGTGTCACTACCAGGTGCTAATTCATAATTATCTGCTTGAGTCCAGGTCGTACCTCCGTTATCAGATCGTAATAGTTGCTGTCCGATTCCGGTAAAAACATTTCCTTCTATAGTAATGGCAAGCATCCTAGCAGCAGATAAGGATTCTCTACCTTTATCCATACTACGTTGTAGATGAGAAAATTCTATATTGGCTCCGGTTGGGTTATTTCTGGATTGCCAGTAAGCCTGATTGGTATTTTTTATCCAATACTGCCCGGCTCTTGAAACTGCCGTCCAGGTAGTACCACCATTTTCAGTTTTCCATACGTCACCGGGGCCAAAGCTGAAAGTATGGCGTTTATTATGCACCAAGTAAATTTCGTTTTTATTTGTAGGATTTACTACAATTCGATTAAACGTCGGAAGAGCAGCGGTAGGAAAAGTGGTGTAAGTGGATTTAGATACGGCTTTTGAAATACCTAACCAGTTAGCTATGGTTCTGTGATAATTATCCCTAATCCCAAAATTGGTGATAGTTTGTAAATTTATGGCTAGATTACCTGTAATATTTTGCCACGACACCCCACCATCCGTACTTTTATAAATACCTCCACTACTGCTAATCGAAGAGCCTTTAGGATTATATACCGTTTGTTCTATTGCGTAAAGGATAAATTCACCGGTACCGGAATCGTAATATGAAGTCAAGTCCCGGGGTAAGTTATTAGGTAATCCAGTAGCGCTTACCGCCCAGGTTTCACCCAGATCAGTACTTCTAAACATCCCCTGGCTTGTTGCCATGATAACGTGGTTAGGGTTGTTTCTATCAAAAATAATTCTACCTACATCCAGGTTATCAGGTGCCAGGTTAGTAGCCACTTTTTTCCAGGTAGCCCCTTTATCAATGGTTTTCCATACATAACCGTAGTTAGCTCTTGTTTGTTTAATACCATTGGGTCGGGCAGCACTACGGTGGTTGCTCTTTACATTCCAAAAATCACCGGCACCTAAAAGCCAGATCTTATCATTAGTGGGATGAATCGCTAGTTTTGAATGGCATTTTCCTACCGTAGATACAATACTCCAGGATCTTCCTCTGTCTGTGGTTTCATATAATCTACCGCTTGTTTTACTTCCTGTCTGATCGTTAGCAAAGGCAATACCATAATCGGGGTTTTGAAGTGAAAAACTAATATCAATTACCCGTCGCATTTCCAAGCCACTACCGTCACTGTCTTTCAGGGTTTTCCAGGTTTTACCGCTATCCCATGACCCAAAAGCGGCATGCATATCAGCACCGCTGAACATAGTATTAGCATCTGTAGGGTGACACCAGAATTCTTCGCAATACCCTGAAGTACCCGGTGAGAAATTAATCCATTCAATATTTTGGTCAGATGTAACACGTTCTGTTCTTATTTTATCAAAAAAAGGAGAATTAGTTGTTACCGTATTTGTTTCTGTAGCAGAAAAGGTAGATACAGGAGCATAATTGTTGTTGTTATATTGTGCATATATGTTTAGCTGTACAGCTAATGTAAATAAAATGAGTATTATTTTTTTCATAAGATTATATCATACTTTATCTTCTTCTATCAACTTTAAACAAGAAAGGGTATAAAGATGCGAACAACTGTTGTTTTATTGATTCTTATATGTGCTAACATCTAAAACATATGTGTTTTATAACTAAATAATTGCGCTTTTACAGATAAAACTTTTAATTAAGCTTACGGATCAAGATGTGTGAAGAATGTTATTTTAATTGTTTTAAAATAAATCCGTTTAGAGGAATGTCTCCTTTTTCCTGAAGATTTTTAAAGTGAAGTAAAACCCCATCTTTTCCGTTAGATTCAAATTGAGAGGTGATAGAAAGAGGTTTGCGTTCACCAGAATTATCATTCTTATAATAATTTACCACATGATCGTCTGATTTTCTGGAAATTGTCCCATTTGTATCTGTAACTTCTACTTCTATTTCATTAGTCATTTTTATTTTAGGTCTTCTGGAATGATGAAAACTCTCCAACTCGTAAGTCCCGGCTTTTAGATTTGAAATTTTTATGGTCAGTTTCCCTTTTTCAATATACAACCCGTCCGTACCTACAAAACTTAAGTTGCCGAGCATAGCACTATTTCCTAACCATGCAATCTTTTCATCAGAAATAACGGCTATTTGAGCATTAAACTCATTTAAAGTAAATTGTAAGTCTTTGTTAGAGTTTCCTGTCCATGCTTCCCAATCGAACTGAACTAACTGTTCCTCTCCACCAATATCCACTTTAGATACTGGGAAGTCATAAATAGGGGAGAGTTCATGAATAAACTCATCAGGATCATAGACTACGGTAGTTGCCTTGATTTTTTGAGTTGGTATTCCATCTGCTTTAGCAGTGACCGTAATAGTTCCTGGAGAGTTAGTAGCTCTAATGTAAATACTGGCGACACCATTATATAAACGGGCCGGATTAGCATCTATCGTTCCATTGTCGACGATGGTTCCCGCACCTGAAATAGAAAATTGTATTTTATTATTTGCTGTGGTAACAACTTCTCCGTTAGCATCCAGTATAGAAGCATGAACCAATCTTAAATCAGACCCCCCGGCGTAAAAAGGTTGATCTGTAATATTAAAACTTAATTTTAAACGGGTTGGTCTACCTTCTTTGTGTCGAACAAATTCGGTTACTTTTTCTCCGTTCGTATACCCAATTGCTTTTAACCTTCCCTCTTTCCAGTTATACCTAAAAGTAAAGGAAGGATGATTTAGATGTTGTTTGGTTACGTCATTATCCGGCAATTGCCGGGCAACAAGTTGGTCATTATGATACAAGGCCACTTCCTGACAATTACTAAAAATACGAACTTTACCATCTCTTGAAGCGGTTTCATCGGCTATATGTACCATAGGTTTGGGAACCAGTTCTGATTGATACCAGTAATACACTGGTTTTGGGACGCGATATGCAGAAAGTACTCCGTAGGTAGTCATAAAATCGCGTTTCCATTGCTCATCGTCTACGTTAGGTTGCAAATGATTGTAATCAGCTCCAAGCCAGGTAATAGCGGCAAAGTTGTTTTTACTGCCTTTATACCGGGAAATATGAAATTGATTTACTTCAGAGTTCGGAGAACTTCCGTGCTCCATAACTATGGTAAACGCAGTTTCCGGAAACTCTGATCTGCGATAATCCATAGTGGCATACACATCAGTGATCCCTTGGTTTTTAACCCCGTTCCACGGACTTGAAGCGGAGGCGGTTATTCGAAATGGGTCTTCCTCTTTGGCTACGGTTTGCATTTGTGGAACCGGACCCCGATGGTTGATGCCGGCTCCCCAGACGATGATAGAAGGATGATTTCTATGATTGCGGATCATGGTTCTGGTAGCGCGTTCTAAGTTTGAAAACCAGGCTTCATCACCCCAGTTGATCCAGGTGGATGGTTCTTCATACACAAAAATACCTAATTCGTCACAAGCTTTTATAAAGGCATCATCTTGTGTATAATGAGAGAGCCGGATAATATTCATCCCTGCTTTTTTATACTGCAAAGCTTCCTTATAATGAAATGAGTTGGGAACGGCATCACCAATGTTAGGGTAGTTTTGATGCCGGTTAGCACCAATTAGAAACAGAGGTTCTCCATTTAAGACAAAACCTTTGCCTTTTTCCAGAGTGAATTTTCTGAAACCAAAGGTATTCTCTACAAAATCAACCGGTATATCCTCATCGTAAATTACAGAATTCGCCCGATATAAATAGGGGGTATCGGGAGACCATAGATGATAATCATCTTCAATAATAGCGGTTTGCCTAAAGGTATACGTAGCATTTGCTGCAATTATCGCTTCGGAAGTTATTTTTTTAATAACGAAGCCTTTTTTATCGATAATATTAGTTACTATTTTACTTCGTTTACTCGTGGTATTTTCGTTCTTTACCGTAGTTTTAACGGTAACCGTACCATTATTTTTATTTACCGTAGGTGTGGTAATATGAACCCCGGCATCATAGGCTTCCCAGTTATAATTTACGTGAAGTTTATTAGTAGTAACTAAATAAAGGTCACGATACAAACCACCAAATTTTACATAGTCGGTTTCATGCGGGTCCGGCGGAATCACCTGGCTAAAACCATTATCAGCTTTTATGGCAATAGTATTTTCTTCCCCAAAGTTTACAAAATCAGTAATATCAAAATGAAACGGGGTGTATCCGTTAACTGCATACGTCCCCACTTTATTACCATTCACCCATAATTCGGTTGCATTATGTACTGCTTCGAATTCCAGAAAAACTTTTTTAGAGGAATCCGCATTAATTTTAACTTTCTTTCTATACCAACTTACATTACGCAGATAGGTTTCCTGCACCCAGGTTTCTTTAATACTATCCATTTCAGAAGAAACCAATTGTGTGGTATGTGGAATGGAAACATCTTCCCAGGAAGAATCATCATAGGTGATACCTGTTGGAGTGGTACCATTTGCGTGGGTTTTACTATACTTCCATCCTTGGTTCAAATTTGTTTTAGTTCTATCCCCAACTTCTACTCCGTAAGCCAACTTGTTTTGCGTATAGCCGATTTGTAAAGTAAAAAAACTAATTAGTAACAAAAACGAAACTTTCATTTTTAAATCTTTAAGAGTGAAGTGGTGTGGTTGAATCTACAACTTTACAGTTTTAATTTCAATAGTATTTGGAGAAAGACCTTCTGAACTTGCTTTTATTTTGATTGTGCCTTCTTCTAAAGATGATTTGACAATAAGCAAACATTTTCCGTAGAAAGCTTTGATAAAAGGTTCTTGAAAAGACTCTAAAGAAGCAGAGTTACCGTTACCGACAGCTTTAAACGCACCGTTTCCGTTTACCTCAAAATTCACCAGGTTTTCCGCATTTGGGCATAAGTTACCGTCTTTATCCTCAATTCTTACCGTTATAAAGGATAAATCTTTACCATCTGCATCTATTTTAACACGATCTGCAATTAATTTAATTTTGGCAGGTTTCCCGGCAGTTTTAATTTCTTTGCTTACCAGCTTTTTTCCGTTTTTATAACCTACCACTTTGATACTTCCCGGTTGATACGGAACCTCCCAGGATAATCGATATTTGGATTTAAAAATACCTCGGTTAAAATTATATCCTTCTGTTTCAAATCCCCTGTATTCTGTAAATACATCGGTCAGGTCTTTTCCTTTAACCTTTTTACCGAAGGATTTTCCATTTACAAACAATTCGGCTTCATCACAATTAGTATAGGCAAAGACCGGGATGGTTTCTCCTTTTTTTTCTTCCCAGTTCCAATGTGGTAATACGTGAATCATAGGTTCTGTGGTCCATTGGCTTTGATATAGATAAAACCGGTCTTTAGGGAAACCGCATAGGTCTACCGGAGCAAAATAAGAAGCGTGAGACGGCCAGTCGTCATTCCAGTAACCATTAGTAGAATTATCTTTACCACCGTAAGGAGTTGGTTCGCCCAAATAATCAAATCCGGTCCAGATAAATTCACCTAGTACATCAGGATTAGCTTCTTGTGCATCAAATTCAACATCTGGTGAGTACGCCCAGGGTGGCCCTACGGTAACGTCATAACTGGAAACCTGATTGGTTTCTTTTTTAACGGTGTAGTCTAAAGGGATATCGTAGTACCCTCGCGTACTTGTTTGTGAAGAGGTTTCAGATCCGTAGAAGATCATATCCGGATTTTGTTCTCTTATTTCAGCGTAATACGCAGGCTTATAGTTAACGCCTACTACGTCTATCTGATATGCTAATTTATTAGTAAAGGATGCAGGATAATAGTTGAAACCAGCCGTAGTTGGGCGCGTATCATCCTCATCATGGCAAATGTCATTTAGCATTTTTGCTACTTTCCACCCGTCTTCCTGACTTTGTTCCAAAATTTCGTTACCAATACTCCACATGATGACCGAAGGATGATTGCGATCTCTCTTAATCATATCCCTTAAATCAATTTCTGCCCACTCGTCAAAATAGTTACTATAACCATTTGGTACTTTAGGGGTTTTCCATTCATCAAAAGCCTCATCAATAACTACAATTCCCAGGCGATCACAAACCTGTAACATTTCTGTAGAAGGGGGGTTATGACTTGTTCTCAGTGCATTAGCTCCCATTTGTTGCATGATCTGCATTTGACGTTCTGTAGCTCTGTAATTTACAGCTGCCCCAAGCGGGCCAAGGTCATGATGCATACATACCCCATTAAGTTCAACGGCATTACCATTTAAATAAAAACCATCCTTTTTAAATTCAATCGTTCGAATTCCAAACTCCGTTTCATATTCGTCAACCACTTGATTACCTATTTTTAACTGACTTATAGCTTTGTATAAATTGGGTTTTCCAATATCCCAAAGCAACGGATTCTTTATAACAATTCGCTGGATATGTTTAGTTTTAGTTCCATTCTTAGACGTGATGCTTTGCAAGTCTCCGGCAACTTTGTTGTTGTCTTTGTCTAGTATGGTAGTTTCCAGTTGGATTGCAGTGTTAGCTTTTGTTGTGTTTTTTACGGTAGTTTCTATCTGAACCGTTGCTTTTTTATCGGTAACTTCCGGAGTAGTGACGTAAGTGCCCCACTGCGGAATGTGTATGGGTTCATTTATTTTCAATCGTACATTACGATATAAACCAGCTCCGGCGTACCATCTGCCGGACAAAACTTCAGGGGCTAACTGCACGGCTATCACATTGTCCTTATCAAAGTTAATATGAGGTGTCAAATCGTATTCAAAACCGCTATACCCGTAATGCCGAAAACCTAAGAAATGACCGTTAATCCAGACTTTAGAATTATTCATAGCACCATCAAATTCAATAGATATATGCTTATTTTTAAATTTATTTTCAATGGTAAAATGTTTCCTATACCAGGAAATACCATCCGTAGGAAGCCCGCCATTTCTAGCGTTGTATTTCTTATCAAAAGGCCCTTCTATGGCCCAGTCATGAGGGAGGTTTACTGTTCTCCAGTTTTTATCGTTTACATCAATAGTTTCTCCTGCTGCTATCGAATCATTTAAAAATAACCAGTTTGCATTAAAATTTTGGTCTGCTACTACTTCAATTTTGTTTTTCTGACCAAGGAGACAGGTTGTAGTCAATAGCCATAAAATAAGAGTAACACTTTTAAGGTGTGCCATGCGTTAATTGTAATTTAGTCGTAGTATTAGTGGTTTTTTGATAACAGTCTGAAATATCCAAAGAGTCATCCATACTTTTTTGTAATTGTTCTAATTCTTTAAATAAAGATGCAAAACGTTCTTTTTGTTCGGGTTCATTAGCAATATCGTACATCTCTTCCGGATCGTTTTCTAAGTCAAATAAAAGTGTTTTTTTTATTTTCGGATATACTAATAGTTTATAACCATCCTTTCTGATCATGCGTTGTGCATCCCGATAAGCACCATAGATCGCAGTATATTTACTAGCTGTTTCTGTTCCCTTTGCTATATCTAAAAAACTATTAAACTCAACATATTCCGGTTTTTTGACTCCGGCAATTTCCAGTGAGGTTGCCATTGCATCTTGTAAATAAACATCAGTATCTGTTTTCTTATTTTTTGGAATATCGGGGCCTAAAATAATCATAGGTGGCCTGATACTATGGTCAAATAAGTTTTGCTTTCCTAATAACCCGTGACGCCCCATGGCTAAACCATGATCAGCAGTAAAGATAATATAAGTATTGTTCATTTTGCCGGAAGCCTTAAGAGCCTGAAGGATTTTACCAATTTGTGCATCTACATGGGTAATACTGGCATAATATTCTTTAGTATGTGTTTTTATAGCTAGTTCTGTTCGAGGAAAAGGTGCTAAAGCTTCGTCTCTCACGTTTTGACCACTTGCCATGTCTTGTTTATACGGATATTGTGGTAAGTAACTTTCAGGAATGGAGATAGTGTTTAAATTATATTTCTCTAAATATTCTTTTGGAGCTTGCCTAGGATCATGCGGCGCATTGAATGCCAGGTACATAAAAAACGGGTTCTCTTTTGTTTCGGCTTCATTTATAAAGAGGATAGCATCGTCTTTTAAGACCTCACTCCAGTGTTTTCCATCTTCCCAAAAACCCCCTTTAGAAGTGTCATACGGAGACCAGGATGTGTCTGATACAAATTGGGGACGACCATATCCATCAGGCATGATGGCAGCAAAATTAGCGTTTTGAACTTTAGTTATAGAGTCTATCTTTCTGGCCATGACCTTGTGATCCCATGCATCTTTTGGCATACCTGCTCTTACATGCCGGGTATGCTGAAAAACGCTATCAGCTGGAGCATCCACGTGCCATTTACCGGTCATATAGGTGTCATAGCCTTGCGATTCTAATAATTTACCCCAGGTTTTATCCAGGGCTCTATTTTTATTCCAGTTCTTTCTAAAATGATTAGCTTTCCATACCGACCTTCCGGAGATTAACATAGCCCTGGACGCAGCACAGACAGCACCACTCCAGGCACCCATATTGTACACGTGGGTAAGCGTCGTACCTTCTCGGACTAATGAATCCATGGTTGGGGTAATAATTTCTTCGTTTCCTAAAGCATGTATGGATGAATAGGTTTGATCATCTGTAAAGATAAATACGATATTAGGTTTTTGTTTAGTAGTAGTATTCTTTCCGGTTTTTGTACCACATGAAAAAAGAAGGCTAACCGCCATTAGTAGAGAAAAGGGAATCTTCATAGTTGTACGTGTAGAAATAAAATTACGAATCATTAATTACATATGCCTACGTGTTCTTGCAGATCAAAAGTCAGGTTTATCCGTATAAATAGGAAGCACAGATGATTTTTATAAGGCAACAAATGTTTTACGCTTTTGTTTATGCCTTACTATCTTTGAGTCTAACGTATTTACTGGGAATAACCCCAAATTGTTTTTTAAAACATTTAGAGAAATAAGATGCGGTATTAAAACCGGTTCTGTACATAATCTCCTTGACAGAAAGGTCACTTTTCTCAAAAAGCTGAACGGCTCTTTTTAATCGAATATTTCTGATAAATTCACTGGAAGAAAGTCCAGTAAGTTCTTTTGTTTTTAAATACAAATTACTTCGGCTCATATTCATTTCCTTAACAAGCATTTCCACACTAAAATCCGAATTCATCATATGCTTTTCAACAATCTCAATGGCATTCTGCAAGAATATTTCATCAGATGAAGTGACCGTTACATCTTTAGGTTGAAGTACAATATCTTTATTAAAACGTTTTCTAAGTTCTTCTCTTTGTTTTAAAATGTTAGCTAACTTAAGTTCTAACAATTCCATATCAAAAGGTTTTCTAATATAAGCATCAGCCCCTGTTTTTAAACCTTCGATTTCTTTTTCTTGCGAAATTTTGGCAGTCAGCATTACTACAGGTATATGGCTGGTTTCTTTGGTACTTTTTAATTTATTACATAAGGCAATACCATCCATCACCGGCATGATCAAATCGGTTACGACCAGGTTAGGCATAACCTTTTTTACCAGTTCAAAACCTTTTTCACCGTTTTCTGCTTCATAAATATAATATGACTCTCCCAGTCCTTTTTTTATAAACGACCTGATGTCCGGATTATCATCTACAATTAATAATACTGGTAATTTAGACCGGGACCTTATCATATTGTTATCTGCAATATCATCCATCACACCTATTGCATGCGTATCTGCGTCTTCCTGGGTGATAAAGGTGCTGGCTTCGAATACTTCATGAAATTTTAAACCGCTTTTCTTAATATAGGTTTCTTTTTCTTTAGGAAGCCAAACGGAAAAGGTAGTTCCGGTTTCAGCATTGCTTTTAACCTTTATAATTCCCTGATGAAGCTCCACCAGGTTTTTAGTATAAGAAAGCCCAATCCCGGTTCCCTTCGTTTTTAAATGTGAAGACAGGTCAGCTTCGGTATAAAACCGTTCAAAAATATGTTGAATTCTATGTGCCGGAATACCAGGACCTGAATCTTTTACCTGTATTAAAATATATTTGGACTCGTCAATCTCTAAGTCCGGGAACGTAGGTTTTTTAGGATCTTTTCCGTCGAAGATTTTTAATGAAATAGTACCATGTTCCGGAGTAAATTTAAAGGCATTGGATAATAAGTTATTTATGATCTTTTCGATAGCATCGGCATCAAACCAACTGTAGATAGTGTCTTTTGAAATAGTAACATCAAAAGATATATCTTTTTTAAGACCTAAAAATTGAAAGGGTTCGCTTATTTCTTTTAAGAATTCTACAATATTGCTCTTAGATAAATTCAGATTCATTTTACCATGATCCATTTTTCTAAAATCTAATAATTGGTTGATAAGCCTAAGCAGGTAGTCCGTATTCTTCCGCATCAGGATATACTGGTCTTTCACCTCTTTAGCACTCAGGGTGTTTCCTTTTTTTATTAGAAAATCCAAGGGTCCTTTTATAAGGGTTAGGGGAGTCCTGAACTCGTGAGAAATATTAGTAAAAAACTCCAGCTTTACCTTTTGTATTTCTTCGTTTTTTTCTTTCTCCAAATATTCCAGGTCCAATCGGTGTTTTCGGTTTGCTCTTATAATAGTATACCTTCTAAACGCTAAAAGCAAGCCTATAGCCAGAAGTAAATAACATATTTTGGCTGCATTTGTTTTCCATAAAGGTGGTTTTACGTGTATATCGAGACTGATAGGGGTTTCCAGCCAGACATTGTCATTATTTGAGGCTTTTACTTTTAACGTGTATAAACCAGGTTCCAGGTTGGTATAGGTTGCATATCGGTTATCTGATGAGGTATAAACCCATTCTTCATCAAAGCCTTCTAATTTATAAGCGTACTTGTTCTTTTTTGAAGCAGCGTAGTGTAAGGCTGCAAATTCGAATGAAAAACTGTTTTCTATATGTTTTAATTCAATTTCTTTAATTTCATTAATTGATTTGTCCAGAATCACTCGTCCGTTAATACTTTCACCGATTGCAATGGGTTTATTAAATATGGAGAAGTTGGTGAAAACGGTTTCCGGAATAAATGTATTATTTATAATTTCTTCCGGATAGAAGGCATTAAATCCGTTAACACCGCCAAAAAGTAATTTGCCGTCTACGGTTTTAAAAGCTGCCAGTTCACTGAATTCATTACTTTGTAGACCGTCATTCACATCATAGTTTTGAAAAGTTTCTTCTCTGGGGTCAAATTTGGAAATCCCTTTATTTGTAGAGAGCCAAAGGTTATCCTGTTCGTCTTCCAGGATTCCTTTAATTACATTGTTGGGTAACCCGTCATTTTCAGAATAACTTTTAAATCGTATCGACTGGGATCCGGAACCTGGAATTAATTTGTTTAATCCACCGCCAAAAGTTCCTATCCAGATCGTACCGGATTTACTTTCAAAAACAGTTAAAATATAGTTATGGCTTAGGCTGGTATCATCTTTAGGATTGTTTTTAAAAACATCAAACTTTGGGTTTTTAGACCGTATCTGGTTCGGGGTTAAACGAGAGAGCCCTTTTCCGGTGGCAAACCAAATATTACCTTGAGAATCCTGATGTATATCCCGAACAATATTGTTTGAAATGCTAAATTCATTAGTGGCATCGTATCTTAAAATATCTTTAGTAAAACTTAAACTGTCCTTATTGATCAACCATCGTCGTACGCCACTCGTATACGTACCTATCCATACATTTTTTGCATTGTCCTGCATTAAAGAAAACACACTATTAGGTGTATCCTCCATAGGTTTAATATCTTTATCAGTTATAGGTTTATCCCCGTCTAAATCTATTCCGAACATACCGGGAGAGTTTTCACATCCGATTAAAAGCCTTCTTTTATTCTTTAATTGAATTTCTTCTAGAGCAAATACTTTACTCAACATTTTAAAATTCTTAAACCCCCTGTCGCTACCATCTTTACTTTGTAAATTGAGTCCTCCTCCTTCTGTTCCTACCCATAGGTTCTGATAACTGTCCTGATATATTGAACGTATTTTATTATTACTAAGGCTGCCAGGGTCCAGACTTTTCTTAAAATGCCAAAATTGTTTGCGTTGCGGATCGAATTTATTAACGCCACCGCCATTAGTTCCCACCCAAACAATGCCGGTGCTGTCGATATATAATGATTTTATAGTGTTTTTAGTAAGACTTTTTTCCGAATTTTGAGGATCGTAGCGGTAGGTGCTGATGAGCTCCGGAGCTTCTGTTTCAGACAAGTTGGAGAATTCAAGAAGGCCATCATCCGTACCCGCCCAGATATGCTGATTACTGATTTGTACCGAATTAAATACGCCTTCATGAATAAACTGTACCTCTTTATTAGCTGTTTCACGGAGGTATCGGTATAAACCATCTTTAGTCCCCAAAATCAAGTTACCGTAACTATCTTCATTAATAGCCATTACA from Aquimarina sp. ERC-38 includes these protein-coding regions:
- a CDS encoding sulfatase-like hydrolase/transferase; the encoded protein is MKIPFSLLMAVSLLFSCGTKTGKNTTTKQKPNIVFIFTDDQTYSSIHALGNEEIITPTMDSLVREGTTLTHVYNMGAWSGAVCAASRAMLISGRSVWKANHFRKNWNKNRALDKTWGKLLESQGYDTYMTGKWHVDAPADSVFQHTRHVRAGMPKDAWDHKVMARKIDSITKVQNANFAAIMPDGYGRPQFVSDTSWSPYDTSKGGFWEDGKHWSEVLKDDAILFINEAETKENPFFMYLAFNAPHDPRQAPKEYLEKYNLNTISIPESYLPQYPYKQDMASGQNVRDEALAPFPRTELAIKTHTKEYYASITHVDAQIGKILQALKASGKMNNTYIIFTADHGLAMGRHGLLGKQNLFDHSIRPPMIILGPDIPKNKKTDTDVYLQDAMATSLEIAGVKKPEYVEFNSFLDIAKGTETASKYTAIYGAYRDAQRMIRKDGYKLLVYPKIKKTLLFDLENDPEEMYDIANEPEQKERFASLFKELEQLQKSMDDSLDISDCYQKTTNTTTKLQLTHGTP
- a CDS encoding glycoside hydrolase family 2 TIM barrel-domain containing protein, which encodes MAHLKSVTLILWLLTTTCLLGQKNKIEVVADQNFNANWLFLNDSIAAGETIDVNDKNWRTVNLPHDWAIEGPFDKKYNARNGGLPTDGISWYRKHFTIENKFKNKHISIEFDGAMNNSKVWINGHFLGFRHYGYSGFEYDLTPHINFDKDNVIAVQLAPEVLSGRWYAGAGLYRNVRLKINEPIHIPQWGTYVTTPEVTDKKATVQIETTVKNTTKANTAIQLETTILDKDNNKVAGDLQSITSKNGTKTKHIQRIVIKNPLLWDIGKPNLYKAISQLKIGNQVVDEYETEFGIRTIEFKKDGFYLNGNAVELNGVCMHHDLGPLGAAVNYRATERQMQIMQQMGANALRTSHNPPSTEMLQVCDRLGIVVIDEAFDEWKTPKVPNGYSNYFDEWAEIDLRDMIKRDRNHPSVIMWSIGNEILEQSQEDGWKVAKMLNDICHDEDDTRPTTAGFNYYPASFTNKLAYQIDVVGVNYKPAYYAEIREQNPDMIFYGSETSSQTSTRGYYDIPLDYTVKKETNQVSSYDVTVGPPWAYSPDVEFDAQEANPDVLGEFIWTGFDYLGEPTPYGGKDNSTNGYWNDDWPSHASYFAPVDLCGFPKDRFYLYQSQWTTEPMIHVLPHWNWEEKKGETIPVFAYTNCDEAELFVNGKSFGKKVKGKDLTDVFTEYRGFETEGYNFNRGIFKSKYRLSWEVPYQPGSIKVVGYKNGKKLVSKEIKTAGKPAKIKLIADRVKIDADGKDLSFITVRIEDKDGNLCPNAENLVNFEVNGNGAFKAVGNGNSASLESFQEPFIKAFYGKCLLIVKSSLEEGTIKIKASSEGLSPNTIEIKTVKL